A DNA window from Acidobacteriota bacterium contains the following coding sequences:
- a CDS encoding penicillin acylase family protein yields the protein MKRILFATVVLLLVAAGSGWWWARASLPALDGQLALPGLGAPVEVLIDGYGVPTAYARDVEDAWFAAGALHARDRLWQMELYRRVTRGRLSEVMGEATLTIDQRFLTLGLRQAAAEEWSRATPAVRTALERYAAGVNAIVSTLTGRQRPIEFQVLGITPAPWTPEDSLAVGRLLAWRLAENHQAELVRGAMAAKLGETAARELAGRYPADSPAILGESGPAAGPVGSAAGAASSGLTLRVSSGLATPSPRRETPAWPAGLEWLRPGVKRGNSNNWVVAGRRTTSGRAILANDPHLAIEFPSVWYELHLVAAGLDVTGVTVPGVPFVVLGHNARVGWGITNTGADVQDLFRERIQVGQKRAFHRGEWLPIEVTPADIPIRGHSRPFPFEVWKTRNGPIFADVGLEWDAPPSWLSPESRPAEERGAYSIRWDAGGDLAVSFEALNRATDWASFTAAVESFALPSSNIVYVDVDGNIGYAMSGRLPVRASGDGSVPIDGGSGAGAWTGTVAAAALPRVINPPAGFIASANNEVDRKFPGLITRDWAAPFRATRLVEQLSKPETVDLDAMLALQNDRRSLAADAVLAGLEGALTAGRARGADASAVAVLDLLAQWDRVVDARPVVSLYEAFEDAMWRRTFMDEMDEPLFMAFYEWAGAERFAGLHVVLGDRQSRWFDDITTVDRRETRDEIMLLAARDAEERLQAEYGGGAGRAWDRVHAARFEHPLGGAAFPLAWLFNRGPVPVAGDGTTVMRISWNRRRPFAAWEYPSWRQILHAGQWDESRVSLPAGQSGHPLSPHYFDQNEIWRDGGYRLQPFSRAAVQSASRHRLLLLPGV from the coding sequence GTGAAGCGAATACTGTTCGCAACGGTCGTTCTTTTACTGGTCGCTGCCGGCTCCGGTTGGTGGTGGGCGCGCGCCTCCCTTCCCGCTTTGGACGGCCAACTGGCCCTTCCTGGTCTTGGCGCCCCGGTCGAGGTGTTGATCGACGGCTACGGCGTGCCCACGGCCTATGCCCGCGATGTCGAGGATGCGTGGTTTGCGGCGGGAGCGCTGCATGCGCGCGATCGGCTGTGGCAGATGGAGCTGTACCGCCGCGTCACGCGCGGCCGGCTCTCGGAAGTGATGGGGGAGGCGACGCTGACGATCGACCAGCGCTTCCTGACCCTCGGCTTGCGGCAGGCCGCTGCCGAGGAGTGGTCGCGCGCGACCCCGGCGGTGCGAACCGCGCTCGAGCGGTATGCCGCAGGCGTGAACGCGATTGTATCTACGTTGACCGGCCGCCAGCGGCCGATTGAGTTCCAGGTCTTGGGAATCACGCCCGCGCCGTGGACACCCGAGGATTCGCTGGCCGTTGGCCGATTGCTGGCGTGGCGGCTGGCCGAGAACCACCAGGCGGAACTCGTCAGGGGAGCCATGGCTGCGAAGCTTGGCGAGACGGCGGCGCGGGAGCTGGCTGGCCGTTATCCTGCAGACTCGCCGGCGATTCTCGGCGAGTCTGGTCCCGCCGCCGGCCCTGTGGGGTCGGCCGCTGGCGCGGCCTCCTCGGGCTTGACCCTGCGGGTCTCGTCGGGCTTGGCGACTCCGTCGCCTCGTCGGGAAACCCCCGCCTGGCCGGCGGGCCTGGAGTGGCTGAGGCCCGGCGTCAAGCGCGGCAACAGCAACAACTGGGTGGTCGCGGGACGCCGAACCACGAGCGGGCGCGCGATTCTCGCGAACGACCCGCATCTGGCGATCGAGTTTCCCTCGGTGTGGTATGAGCTTCATCTCGTGGCGGCGGGACTTGATGTCACGGGCGTCACCGTGCCGGGCGTGCCGTTCGTCGTGCTTGGGCACAACGCGCGCGTGGGGTGGGGCATCACCAATACCGGCGCCGACGTGCAGGACCTGTTCCGGGAGCGGATCCAGGTGGGGCAGAAGCGGGCGTTCCATCGCGGCGAGTGGCTACCGATTGAGGTGACGCCGGCCGACATTCCCATTCGCGGCCACTCGCGGCCGTTCCCGTTTGAAGTGTGGAAGACCAGAAACGGTCCCATCTTCGCCGACGTCGGCCTCGAGTGGGATGCGCCACCGTCGTGGCTGTCGCCCGAGAGCCGGCCGGCGGAGGAACGCGGTGCGTACTCGATTCGTTGGGACGCCGGCGGCGATCTCGCGGTGTCGTTCGAGGCGCTCAATCGGGCCACGGACTGGGCGTCGTTCACGGCCGCGGTCGAGTCGTTCGCGCTGCCGTCATCCAACATCGTCTATGTCGACGTGGACGGCAACATCGGCTACGCGATGTCGGGCCGTTTACCGGTGCGTGCCAGCGGCGACGGCAGCGTCCCGATTGATGGGGGCAGTGGCGCCGGTGCCTGGACCGGCACGGTGGCGGCGGCCGCGCTGCCGCGTGTGATCAATCCGCCGGCTGGATTCATCGCCTCGGCGAACAACGAGGTCGATCGCAAGTTCCCGGGTCTGATCACGAGAGACTGGGCAGCGCCGTTCCGGGCTACGCGCCTGGTCGAGCAGTTGTCGAAGCCCGAGACCGTCGACCTGGATGCGATGCTCGCGCTGCAGAACGACCGCCGCAGCCTGGCGGCCGATGCCGTGCTCGCCGGCCTCGAGGGCGCACTGACTGCCGGGCGCGCGCGCGGCGCCGACGCCTCCGCAGTGGCCGTACTCGACCTGCTGGCGCAGTGGGACCGCGTGGTTGACGCGCGGCCGGTGGTGTCGCTGTACGAGGCGTTCGAGGACGCGATGTGGCGCCGGACGTTCATGGACGAGATGGACGAGCCGCTGTTCATGGCGTTCTACGAGTGGGCCGGCGCCGAGCGCTTTGCCGGCCTGCACGTGGTGCTGGGCGACCGGCAGTCGCGCTGGTTCGACGACATCACGACCGTCGATCGGCGCGAGACGCGCGACGAGATCATGCTGCTGGCGGCGCGCGATGCGGAGGAGCGGCTCCAGGCCGAGTACGGCGGTGGCGCCGGCCGCGCCTGGGACCGGGTGCATGCAGCGCGCTTCGAGCATCCGCTCGGCGGGGCGGCGTTTCCCCTGGCGTGGCTGTTCAACCGCGGCCCGGTGCCGGTCGCCGGCGACGGCACGACGGTCATGCGGATCAGCTGGAATCGCCGCCGGCCCTTTGCGGCTTGGGAGTATCCGTCGTGGCGGCAGATTCTGCACGCCGGGCAATGGGACGAGTCGCGCGTGTCGCTGCCGGCGGGGCAGTCGGGCCACCCCCTCAGCCCTCATTACTTCGACCAGAACGAAATCTGGCGCGATGGCGGCTACCGTTTACAGCCCTTCTCGCGCGCCGCGGTCCAATCCGCCTCCCGCCACCGCTTGCTGCTGCTGCCAGGGGTCTGA
- a CDS encoding metalloregulator ArsR/SmtB family transcription factor, producing the protein MFRHDDVCDLVQIDLARVRAIRAALTAPGPVQALADTFSALGDPTRVRILDALSHGELCVCDLAAVLKLSQSAVSHQLRLLRGLRLVRPRRNGRVVFYSLDDQHIMAIFRQTLQHVEEDQGAKGAKGAKGAEGRRR; encoded by the coding sequence ATGTTCAGACATGACGACGTCTGCGATCTCGTCCAAATCGACCTGGCGCGCGTGCGCGCGATTCGGGCGGCGCTGACCGCGCCCGGCCCGGTCCAGGCGCTGGCCGACACGTTCAGCGCGCTTGGCGATCCGACCCGCGTGCGGATTCTCGACGCGCTCTCGCACGGCGAACTTTGCGTGTGCGACCTGGCCGCGGTCCTCAAGCTGAGCCAGTCCGCGGTCTCGCACCAACTGCGCCTGCTGCGCGGCCTGCGCCTCGTCCGCCCGCGCCGCAACGGCCGGGTCGTCTTCTACTCGCTCGACGACCAGCACATCATGGCGATCTTCAGGCAGACGCTTCAGCACGTCGAAGAAGATCAAGGTGCCAAAGGTGCCAAAGGTGCCAAGGGTGCAGAGGGACGACGCCGGTGA